Genomic segment of Macellibacteroides fermentans:
GAAGACGATGTTGAGATCGGAGCAAATACTACCATTGACCGTGCAGTGATGGATTCAACCATTATCCGTCGTGGTGTGAAGCTGGATAATCTCGTTCAGATTGCGCACAATGTTGAAATTGGCGAAAATACTGTCATGGCTGCTCAGGTTGGTATTGCAGGATCGGCTAAGGTAGGAAAACATTGTATGTTTGGCGGTCAGGTTGGCATTGCTGGTCATATCACTATTCCTGATAAAGTTAACTTTGGAGCTCAGGCGGGTACGCTGGGCACCGGAATCAAAGAAGGTGAAACCTATTTAGGTTCTCCAGCCTTCCCTGTCAAAGATTTCATGCGTTCGTCTGTTATTTTTCCAAAACTACCGGAATTATACCGCACAATTGGCCAAATGCAGCGTGAAATTGAACAATTAAAAAAAGAAATTACAAATAAATAAATATTCTTATGCAGAAACAAAAAACGCTTCAGCAAAGTTTTTCTTTGCAAGGTAAAGGTTTGCATACCGGATTGGATATCAACATTACTTTTAATCCTGCTCCGGAAAATCACGGCTATAAAATTAAACGTGTTGATCTGGAAGCTCAGCCTACTCTAGATGCTTTGGCAGAAAACGTAGCCGGAACACAGAGAGGTACTGTTATATCTAAAAATGGCGTTCAGGTTAGCACTATTGAGCATGCTATGGCTGCTTTATATGCTTTCGAAATTGACAACTGCCTTATTGAAGTGGATGCTCCAGAATTCCCTATCCTTGACGGAAGCTCTCGCTTCTATACGGAAGAAATTATGCGAGTGGGTGTTTGTGAACAAAACGCTCCTAAGGATTATTACATTGTAAAACACAAGATTGAGGTGAAGGACGAAGCTACAGGTTCGTCTCTGATTATTCTTCCGGATGATAAGTTCAGCATCAACGCCCTTATTTCATTCGATTCACCTGTATTGCCGAATCAGTTTGCAACGATGAACGACATACGTGAGTTTCCGACCGAACTTGCTGCAGCTCGTACGTTTGTATTTGTTCGCGAAGTTGAAGCATTACTTCAAAACAACCTGATTAAAGGCGGCGATCTGGACAATGCAATTGTTATATATGATCAAAAAACGACACAGGATTCATTAGACAAACTGGCTGATGCTGTTGGAATTCCACACAAGCACATCGATGAACTTGGTTATGTAAATAACAAACCATTGGTATTTGATAATGAGCCTGCCCGTCACAAAATACTTGACATCATGGGAGACCTGGCGCTGATTGGTAAGCCAATAAAAGGTCACATCATTGCCACTCGTCCGGGTCATAAGATCAACAACCAATTGGCTCGTATGATTCGCAAAGATATTAAGCTGAACGAGGTACAAGCTCCTGTCTACAAGCCTGGTTGCACTCCCATTATGGATATCAACCGTATTAAGCAACTGCTGCCACACCGTTATCCATTCCTTATGGTTGACAAAATCATAGAGATTGGCTCCAATCATATTGTCGGCGTTAAAAATGTTTCCGTAAACGAACCATTCTTCCAAGGTCACTTCCCCGAAGAGCCAGTTATGCCAGGCGTATTACAGATTGAAGCAATGGCGCAGACCGGTGGTCTGTTAGTACTTAATTCCGTAGAGGAACCTCATCGCTACTCCACTTATTTTCTTAAAATAGATAACGTAAAATTCCGTCAAAAGGTTGTACCTGGCGATACTCTGATTTTCCGACTCGAGTTTATGTCAGAGATCAGACGCGGATGCGCTTTAATGAAAGGATTGGCATTTGTAGACGAAAAGGTAGTTTGTGAAGCCGAATTTATGGCACAAATCATTAAGAATAAATAAATTACGAAGATAATGAATCAACACCCATTAGCTAGTGTTCATCCTGAAGCAAAGATTGGAGAGAACGTTACAATAGATCCGTTTGCAGTGATTGAGAAAGATGTTGTAATCAGGGATAACTGTCATATCTTCTCACATGCAGTTATTTTGGACGG
This window contains:
- a CDS encoding bifunctional UDP-3-O-[3-hydroxymyristoyl] N-acetylglucosamine deacetylase/3-hydroxyacyl-ACP dehydratase, which produces MQKQKTLQQSFSLQGKGLHTGLDINITFNPAPENHGYKIKRVDLEAQPTLDALAENVAGTQRGTVISKNGVQVSTIEHAMAALYAFEIDNCLIEVDAPEFPILDGSSRFYTEEIMRVGVCEQNAPKDYYIVKHKIEVKDEATGSSLIILPDDKFSINALISFDSPVLPNQFATMNDIREFPTELAAARTFVFVREVEALLQNNLIKGGDLDNAIVIYDQKTTQDSLDKLADAVGIPHKHIDELGYVNNKPLVFDNEPARHKILDIMGDLALIGKPIKGHIIATRPGHKINNQLARMIRKDIKLNEVQAPVYKPGCTPIMDINRIKQLLPHRYPFLMVDKIIEIGSNHIVGVKNVSVNEPFFQGHFPEEPVMPGVLQIEAMAQTGGLLVLNSVEEPHRYSTYFLKIDNVKFRQKVVPGDTLIFRLEFMSEIRRGCALMKGLAFVDEKVVCEAEFMAQIIKNK